From Riemerella anatipestifer ATCC 11845 = DSM 15868, a single genomic window includes:
- a CDS encoding Rossmann-fold NAD(P)-binding domain-containing protein, whose amino-acid sequence MKHLGIIGCGWLGKHLVEHFAPTYSIHTTNTSESKATLLKIKGCQTSIINFDNPIDTPWEILSKLDAIIITVPFSKRTDLHLLKTRFHNISRFIFGFEKPIFLMSSIGIYPQIEGIINENTLDETDLDQHILSIEKQMKSSFPHLNILRLGGLMGGNRMLSNYKVTNLNQVVNHIHYKDVCLVIEKMLNRNLTSKIYNIVAPLHPTKLEILNQQIGKAVPTTPQETFGRIISSRLSEIEIPYNYRYPDPTKFM is encoded by the coding sequence ATGAAACATCTCGGTATTATAGGTTGCGGCTGGCTAGGCAAACATTTGGTAGAGCATTTTGCTCCTACTTACTCTATCCACACAACTAATACTTCCGAAAGTAAAGCCACCCTACTGAAAATTAAAGGTTGTCAAACGAGTATCATCAATTTTGATAATCCCATTGATACTCCTTGGGAAATTCTCTCAAAATTAGATGCTATTATTATTACGGTTCCGTTTTCAAAACGCACAGATTTACACCTTCTTAAAACGAGGTTTCATAATATCAGTCGCTTTATTTTCGGATTTGAGAAGCCTATTTTTTTAATGAGTTCTATAGGAATTTATCCACAAATTGAAGGAATCATCAACGAAAACACACTAGACGAAACTGATTTAGACCAACACATTCTATCCATTGAAAAGCAAATGAAATCTAGTTTCCCTCACCTTAACATTTTACGATTGGGTGGACTTATGGGCGGCAACCGAATGCTAAGCAACTACAAAGTAACCAACCTGAATCAAGTGGTTAATCATATTCATTATAAAGATGTTTGCCTTGTTATAGAGAAAATGCTGAACCGAAATTTAACCTCAAAAATATACAATATTGTAGCTCCTCTACACCCTACCAAGTTAGAAATCCTAAACCAACAAATAGGGAAAGCTGTCCCAACAACCCCACAAGAAACATTTGGGAGAATTATTTCTTCTCGCCTCTCCGAAATAGAAATCCCTTATAATTACCGCTATCCAGACCCTACGAAATTTATGTAA
- a CDS encoding GLPGLI family protein → MMKKLIGVFLFFCGFVGLSAQELMVYYNVSFKLDSLQEHFNKEEAVLDISKNEVKFYSTEYLKADSIQKQTNKANFAYPKLKYKVKRALNTSENTEYVTIYMDYYALSSNDTQNWTILDETKTVNGIVLRKAVTRFGKRDWEAWFSDKYPVLEGPYKFRGLPGLIFELRDTKDNFIFSVNRIVPKKEKIETDNFLETNYGKKALPIKLGVYQKLKLDDYHNPLKGQENLIVMGKDGKPAKIDKREQILKYQNHLRKYNNPIDLNLAVTYPDNK, encoded by the coding sequence ATGATGAAAAAACTAATTGGAGTCTTTTTATTCTTTTGTGGTTTCGTTGGGCTTTCGGCTCAAGAGTTAATGGTGTATTATAATGTGAGTTTTAAATTGGATTCTCTGCAAGAACACTTCAATAAGGAAGAAGCCGTATTGGATATATCTAAAAATGAGGTGAAATTTTATTCCACAGAATATCTGAAAGCCGACTCTATCCAAAAGCAAACGAATAAAGCAAATTTTGCTTATCCCAAATTAAAGTATAAAGTTAAAAGGGCTCTTAATACTTCTGAAAATACAGAGTATGTTACGATTTATATGGATTATTATGCGTTATCGTCTAACGATACCCAAAATTGGACGATACTAGATGAGACCAAAACCGTTAACGGTATTGTATTGAGAAAAGCCGTAACCCGATTTGGTAAAAGAGATTGGGAGGCTTGGTTTTCGGATAAATACCCAGTTTTAGAGGGACCATATAAATTTAGAGGGTTGCCTGGGCTTATCTTTGAATTACGAGATACAAAGGATAATTTTATATTTTCCGTTAATCGGATTGTGCCTAAAAAAGAAAAAATAGAAACCGATAATTTTTTAGAAACCAATTATGGCAAAAAAGCACTTCCTATTAAATTGGGCGTTTATCAGAAATTAAAGTTAGATGATTATCATAATCCGTTAAAGGGTCAAGAAAACTTGATAGTAATGGGTAAAGATGGTAAACCAGCAAAAATTGATAAAAGAGAACAAATCTTAAAATATCAAAATCATCTAAGAAAATATAATAATCCGATAGACTTAAATTTAGCGGTTACTTACCCTGATAATAAATAA
- the rpsJ gene encoding 30S ribosomal protein S10, producing MSQRIRIKLKSYDYNLVDKSAEKIVKTVKSTGAVVNGPIPLPTHKRIFTVLRSPHVNKKAREQFQLSAHKRLMDIYSSSSKTVDALMKLELSSGVDVEIKV from the coding sequence ATGTCACAAAGAATCAGAATAAAACTAAAATCTTACGATTACAATTTGGTAGATAAGTCTGCTGAGAAAATCGTAAAAACAGTAAAATCTACTGGTGCTGTAGTGAATGGTCCTATACCATTGCCTACTCACAAAAGAATCTTTACGGTTCTTAGATCTCCGCACGTTAATAAGAAGGCGAGAGAGCAGTTCCAACTTTCAGCTCACAAGAGATTGATGGACATTTACTCTTCTTCTTCTAAAACGGTAGATGCTTTAATGAAGTTAGAGCTTTCTAGCGGTGTAGATGTAGAAATCAAAGTTTGA
- a CDS encoding GLPGLI family protein has product MKIVVKIGCILLFCHSCNVFAQSFLAKYQVTFVKDTLSFNPLEEVMDLQIVGEQSVFRSAVKSLSDSLSKKEIRNALSTVKDGQVVLDITNVPKPKLRQEVIRQRDEVLVYDRIFTDDFYFPLTDKVVWNITNEKEVINSYRCIKAVSHYRGRDYEAWFTEEIPISEGPYIFKGLPGLVVKVYDKKKYYTYELTYFAKKDKLELAKPSSNAAKVNMEQFSQMRKALPETIIQRFEQRLNKPLPEERRKLVRQNALKDNNHIF; this is encoded by the coding sequence ATGAAAATAGTTGTTAAAATAGGTTGTATATTGTTATTTTGCCATTCTTGTAATGTGTTTGCTCAATCATTTTTAGCGAAGTATCAGGTGACTTTTGTCAAAGATACTTTAAGTTTCAATCCGTTAGAGGAAGTAATGGATTTGCAAATTGTGGGAGAGCAGTCTGTTTTTAGGAGTGCTGTAAAATCATTGTCGGACTCCCTTTCTAAAAAGGAGATTAGGAATGCTTTAAGCACCGTAAAAGATGGGCAGGTAGTGCTAGATATTACAAATGTCCCAAAACCCAAATTAAGACAAGAAGTTATTCGGCAGAGAGATGAAGTGTTGGTGTATGATAGGATTTTTACAGATGATTTTTACTTCCCATTAACGGATAAGGTCGTTTGGAACATAACTAATGAGAAGGAAGTTATCAACTCTTATCGGTGTATAAAGGCGGTATCTCATTATAGAGGTAGAGATTATGAGGCTTGGTTTACAGAAGAGATACCCATTTCAGAAGGTCCTTATATATTTAAAGGTTTGCCAGGATTGGTAGTTAAGGTTTATGACAAGAAGAAATATTACACTTACGAACTTACCTATTTTGCTAAGAAAGATAAGTTGGAACTTGCTAAACCCAGTTCTAACGCCGCTAAGGTGAATATGGAACAATTTTCGCAAATGAGAAAAGCTCTGCCAGAAACCATAATCCAAAGATTTGAACAGAGGTTGAATAAACCTTTGCCAGAGGAAAGGAGAAAATTGGTTAGGCAGAATGCTTTGAAAGATAACAATCATATATTCTAA
- a CDS encoding type IX secretion system plug protein, protein MNKILMFLLLGQMIFGQNIKSIQLFNPKTNDGTPVINIGEQLVLRFDDLSGGSSIYRYTLKHYDRNWQEDGLFFTEYASGDLNGIINNFQYSFNTLQRYTHYELVFPNEQIKPKISGNFEIVIYKDSPSKPLFKRRFCVVENKASLALNLSRFSDSKRQELNQRVEVKAMGDQTLLNNVNSVSLNVIQNNNWEIGIYNQKPSSTLGSGLMFQQLNLAFEGNNEFYYFDNKNMGRAFDMVAGAETMEGTNYTYLHPVWAYPLNYQYQPDVNGAFYFRRNDLGLERDAHREADYSWVYFYLDSEPVQGKIYVLGQFNDYTANEESQMYYDENRHQYVAKIYLKQGFYNYILATQKEGETLNYGEINGNFWQTENLYQAFLYYRPFGANYDGLLGYGELRAPVQ, encoded by the coding sequence ATGAATAAAATACTGATGTTTCTGCTATTAGGGCAGATGATTTTTGGGCAGAATATAAAAAGCATTCAATTATTTAACCCTAAAACTAACGATGGTACACCTGTCATCAATATTGGGGAGCAGTTGGTTTTAAGGTTTGATGATTTGTCGGGAGGGAGTTCAATCTATCGTTATACGCTGAAACATTATGATAGGAATTGGCAGGAAGATGGTCTATTTTTTACCGAGTATGCCAGTGGCGATTTGAATGGGATTATCAACAACTTTCAATACTCTTTTAATACTTTACAAAGATATACGCATTACGAGCTAGTATTTCCTAACGAGCAGATAAAGCCTAAGATTTCGGGGAATTTTGAAATTGTAATTTACAAAGATTCTCCCTCTAAGCCTTTGTTTAAAAGGAGGTTTTGTGTGGTTGAAAATAAGGCTTCTTTAGCACTTAATCTTAGCCGATTTTCGGATAGCAAAAGGCAAGAGCTTAATCAAAGGGTAGAGGTAAAGGCTATGGGAGACCAAACTTTGCTTAATAATGTTAATTCTGTTTCCTTGAATGTAATTCAAAATAATAATTGGGAAATTGGAATTTACAATCAGAAGCCTAGCAGTACTTTGGGTAGTGGGCTAATGTTTCAGCAACTGAATTTAGCTTTTGAAGGGAATAACGAATTTTATTACTTTGATAATAAGAATATGGGTAGAGCTTTTGATATGGTAGCAGGGGCTGAAACGATGGAAGGTACTAATTATACTTACTTGCATCCTGTTTGGGCATATCCACTCAATTATCAGTATCAGCCAGATGTTAATGGAGCGTTTTATTTCAGAAGAAATGATTTAGGTTTGGAAAGAGATGCTCATAGAGAAGCGGATTATTCTTGGGTATATTTTTATTTAGACTCAGAACCAGTGCAGGGTAAAATTTATGTTTTGGGACAGTTTAATGATTATACTGCTAATGAGGAAAGCCAAATGTACTATGATGAAAATAGGCATCAGTATGTAGCAAAAATTTACCTAAAGCAAGGTTTTTACAACTATATTTTAGCGACACAAAAAGAGGGAGAAACGCTAAACTATGGAGAAATAAATGGTAATTTTTGGCAAACCGAAAATCTTTATCAAGCATTCTTGTATTACAGACCTTTCGGAGCTAACTATGATGGACTTTTAGGCTATGGAGAGCTAAGAGCTCCTGTTCAGTAG
- a CDS encoding GLUG motif-containing protein, translated as MVFPTSEWQAFADVSWYSDAVNEFTLTTEAQLAGLSKLVKEGNSFSGKTISLGNDLDLGEHLWTAIGYTYRTPFSGNFDGKHHTIKNLKVYRGDSGDFLGLFGYYASGNLKDLTIDGGMVRKDTAGVLVGNFTSGATMSNCHIKNGKLLGGYDPNYTTSAFNVGLLCGSVTSSSVVDYCSAEGVIKGFQQVGGLVGSPWNKAVIKNSYFKGKVIGAYFVGGLVGFSTFAFSPNSEVLIEDCYAMAEVMGAEHVGGFYGGLQVGKIKNSYSVSTVDGASGTVGGFVGSIGGGGILENAHFNKTVAPMSGYGDAPAPGVGLMGHTTEAMKVQSFLDLLNNNRTPEKWKFESGVNEGYPVIYDAATMGVSEIKKPDQVSIYPTVAKDKLYLSDKAQTYTYQVLDVTGRVLKSGKTNASVEVGDLNRGVYLLKLENGQGYTVHKFMKD; from the coding sequence ATGGTGTTTCCGACTTCGGAATGGCAGGCTTTTGCCGATGTGTCTTGGTATTCGGATGCGGTGAACGAGTTTACCTTAACCACCGAGGCGCAACTCGCTGGTCTGTCCAAATTGGTGAAGGAAGGCAACAGTTTTTCGGGAAAAACCATTAGTCTTGGGAACGATTTGGACTTGGGCGAACACCTTTGGACAGCGATTGGCTACACTTACAGAACGCCGTTTTCTGGTAATTTTGACGGGAAGCATCACACCATTAAAAATCTAAAAGTGTACCGAGGCGATAGTGGGGATTTCCTGGGGTTGTTTGGTTATTATGCTTCGGGGAATTTAAAAGACCTGACGATTGATGGAGGGATGGTCAGGAAGGACACGGCGGGAGTGCTGGTAGGGAATTTCACCTCGGGGGCTACAATGAGCAACTGCCATATCAAGAACGGAAAACTGTTGGGGGGTTACGACCCTAATTATACCACGAGTGCCTTTAATGTGGGGTTGTTGTGCGGTTCGGTAACTTCTTCCAGCGTAGTGGATTATTGTTCGGCGGAAGGGGTGATTAAAGGCTTCCAGCAGGTGGGCGGTTTGGTAGGCTCGCCTTGGAACAAAGCCGTGATAAAAAACTCTTATTTCAAAGGAAAAGTGATAGGTGCTTATTTCGTGGGCGGTTTAGTAGGGTTCAGTACCTTTGCCTTCAGTCCTAATTCCGAGGTTTTAATAGAGGATTGCTATGCGATGGCGGAAGTGATGGGGGCTGAACACGTGGGCGGTTTTTACGGCGGTTTGCAGGTAGGGAAAATTAAAAATTCGTATTCTGTGAGTACCGTTGATGGCGCTTCGGGAACGGTAGGGGGATTTGTGGGAAGTATCGGAGGCGGAGGCATTCTTGAAAATGCTCATTTTAACAAGACCGTGGCTCCGATGTCGGGGTATGGCGATGCTCCAGCTCCGGGAGTGGGCCTTATGGGGCATACCACCGAAGCGATGAAAGTGCAGTCGTTCTTAGATTTACTGAATAATAACCGAACACCTGAAAAATGGAAATTCGAGAGCGGTGTAAATGAGGGGTATCCCGTGATTTACGATGCGGCAACGATGGGCGTTTCCGAAATTAAGAAACCCGACCAAGTTTCCATCTATCCAACGGTGGCGAAGGATAAGCTGTACCTGTCGGATAAGGCTCAAACCTACACTTACCAAGTGCTTGATGTTACGGGGAGAGTGCTAAAAAGTGGCAAAACCAACGCTTCCGTAGAGGTGGGCGACTTGAACCGAGGCGTGTACTTGCTGAAACTGGAAAACGGACAAGGCTACACGGTGCATAAGTTTATGAAAGATTAG
- a CDS encoding NifU family protein has protein sequence MRQIIIEATENPRVMKFVADYNLIPGSLELDRNSDISEIPLAQELFNYPFVDKIFITANFIAVAKQDTVEWEHVVQSLKNVIEDELLANPRIYRQQRKEVYQIYAEMTPNPSVMKFVASRLLLEGFVEVKSREEAAEVPLAQAIFKEFDFAQEVFISDNFVAVTKDDSVQWHEVMVVTRAFIAEYLQNGGEVSHKEPQKHENPVEKIINREYTDTEQKISDILNEYVAPAVENDGGKISLMEYDESTKTAKMLLQGACSGCPSSTATLKGGIENVLKQFLPDLVEKVEAVNG, from the coding sequence ATGCGACAAATCATCATAGAAGCCACAGAAAATCCTAGAGTAATGAAGTTCGTTGCGGATTACAACTTAATCCCAGGCTCATTGGAACTCGATAGAAATTCGGATATTTCGGAGATACCACTAGCCCAAGAACTTTTTAATTATCCTTTTGTGGATAAGATATTCATTACGGCTAATTTTATTGCTGTTGCTAAGCAAGATACCGTAGAATGGGAGCACGTGGTGCAAAGCCTTAAAAACGTTATCGAAGACGAGCTTCTTGCTAACCCTAGAATTTATCGCCAACAAAGGAAAGAAGTGTATCAAATTTATGCCGAAATGACGCCCAACCCTTCGGTGATGAAATTTGTAGCCTCAAGACTATTATTAGAGGGGTTTGTAGAGGTTAAATCTCGTGAGGAAGCTGCAGAAGTGCCTTTGGCTCAAGCTATTTTCAAAGAGTTTGATTTTGCCCAAGAGGTCTTTATTTCGGATAACTTTGTTGCGGTTACCAAAGATGATTCTGTACAGTGGCACGAAGTGATGGTGGTTACTAGAGCTTTTATCGCTGAATATCTCCAAAATGGTGGCGAGGTTTCTCATAAAGAACCCCAAAAACACGAAAATCCAGTAGAGAAAATCATTAACAGAGAATATACCGATACGGAACAAAAGATAAGCGACATACTTAACGAATATGTGGCTCCTGCCGTAGAAAACGATGGCGGTAAAATTTCTCTAATGGAATACGACGAAAGCACCAAAACTGCCAAAATGCTACTACAAGGTGCTTGTAGCGGTTGCCCAAGTTCTACAGCTACCCTGAAAGGCGGTATAGAGAATGTACTCAAACAATTTCTGCCCGATTTGGTAGAAAAAGTGGAGGCTGTAAACGGCTAA
- a CDS encoding gamma carbonic anhydrase family protein — protein sequence MALIRPLLGKTPQIGENTFLAETATIIGDVTMGAECSIWYNAVIRGDVHYIKMGNRVNVQDNAMLHCTYEKYPLVIGNNVSIGHNAIVHGCTLHDNVLIGMGAIVMDNCVVESNSIVGAGSVVTQGTHIKSGEVWGGIPARKIKDMSAELLEGEVNRIANSYVKYSSWYKDDEQK from the coding sequence ATGGCACTTATAAGACCTCTTTTAGGAAAAACTCCACAGATAGGAGAAAACACTTTTTTAGCAGAAACCGCTACTATTATAGGCGATGTAACTATGGGGGCAGAATGTAGCATTTGGTATAATGCCGTTATTCGTGGAGATGTGCATTATATCAAAATGGGGAACAGGGTTAATGTTCAGGACAATGCTATGCTGCATTGCACTTACGAGAAATATCCACTCGTTATAGGTAATAATGTGTCTATTGGGCATAATGCCATTGTGCACGGCTGTACCTTGCACGATAATGTACTTATAGGTATGGGAGCTATTGTTATGGATAACTGCGTGGTGGAATCCAACTCTATTGTGGGGGCAGGCTCTGTGGTTACACAAGGCACACATATTAAATCTGGCGAAGTATGGGGCGGAATCCCAGCTAGAAAAATTAAAGATATGTCCGCTGAACTTTTAGAAGGCGAAGTAAATAGAATTGCTAATAGCTATGTAAAATATTCTAGTTGGTATAAAGATGATGAGCAAAAATAA
- a CDS encoding GNAT family N-acetyltransferase translates to MMSKNKPTLETERLVLDDIIRDDLDRIVTLLNQTEDFSKNTSNIAYPYEKHHAEFFYEIANNNDNNSYTFAIREKETRLMIGAMGIHNVDAHNKGEIGYWIGLDYWNKGYAKEALARIISFAFNNLKLNKLYASHFSHNLASGKVMESCGMQFEGILKQEILKQGVYLDLCRYSILNSHKI, encoded by the coding sequence ATGATGAGCAAAAATAAACCCACCTTAGAGACGGAGCGACTAGTACTTGATGATATTATTAGAGATGATCTTGATAGAATAGTTACGCTTCTTAATCAGACAGAGGATTTTTCTAAAAATACATCAAATATAGCTTATCCATATGAAAAACATCACGCTGAGTTTTTCTATGAAATAGCCAATAATAATGATAACAATAGCTATACTTTTGCAATAAGAGAAAAAGAAACAAGACTAATGATAGGAGCAATGGGTATTCATAATGTAGATGCCCATAATAAAGGAGAAATTGGTTATTGGATAGGTCTTGATTATTGGAATAAAGGTTACGCTAAAGAGGCATTAGCTCGTATTATTTCATTTGCATTTAATAATTTAAAACTAAATAAATTATACGCTTCTCACTTTTCTCATAATCTTGCATCGGGTAAGGTTATGGAGTCGTGTGGTATGCAGTTTGAGGGTATTCTAAAACAAGAAATCTTAAAACAAGGGGTTTATTTAGATTTGTGTAGATATAGCATATTAAATTCTCACAAAATTTAA
- a CDS encoding GLPGLI family protein gives MVNIAYSQVTASGNLNFSPEPFVQKEIDRVRYQVFYELKFLPNADQPSSFREAVTILQIGDNFVKFADANTYKSDSLRNEFQYLKSIRTKEFNQLLALRPKFPYTIYSNPKENVYTLNNRLSHAYTYTAPIPKLEWNISSTTKKIGDYLAVKATTRYSGRNYEAWFTQEIPFSYGPYLFQGLPGLILEIRDTANHYAFTLFKIEKSDTAMTKGSGKEVLEVTREKYKKLERVYHENPGQFIKGMAYDAGGNPINLRNKPRPYNPIELE, from the coding sequence ATGGTTAATATTGCTTACAGTCAAGTTACGGCTTCTGGTAACTTAAATTTTTCGCCGGAACCGTTTGTACAGAAAGAAATTGACCGTGTGAGGTATCAGGTATTTTATGAACTAAAATTTTTGCCTAATGCAGACCAACCATCGTCCTTTAGGGAAGCCGTAACTATTTTGCAGATAGGGGATAATTTCGTAAAGTTTGCAGATGCTAATACCTATAAATCAGATTCGCTTAGGAATGAGTTTCAGTATCTAAAATCTATAAGAACTAAGGAGTTTAACCAACTTTTGGCCCTTAGACCAAAGTTTCCTTATACGATTTACTCCAATCCGAAAGAGAATGTCTATACGCTTAATAATAGGCTGTCTCATGCTTATACTTATACGGCTCCTATCCCAAAGTTAGAGTGGAACATAAGTTCTACAACTAAAAAAATAGGCGATTATTTGGCTGTAAAAGCAACCACCCGCTATTCGGGCAGAAATTATGAGGCTTGGTTTACTCAAGAAATACCGTTTTCTTACGGACCTTATTTGTTTCAAGGTTTGCCGGGTCTGATTTTGGAGATTAGAGATACCGCAAATCATTATGCCTTTACGCTGTTTAAAATTGAGAAATCTGATACAGCGATGACCAAAGGAAGCGGGAAAGAGGTGCTTGAGGTTACGCGTGAGAAATACAAAAAGCTGGAGCGGGTGTATCACGAAAATCCTGGACAATTCATTAAAGGAATGGCTTATGATGCAGGAGGAAATCCCATCAATCTTAGGAATAAACCTCGCCCGTACAATCCCATAGAGTTGGAGTAA
- the hemH gene encoding ferrochelatase — protein MSKKGILLVNLGSPKSTKVSDVKEYLDEFLMDEKVIDYRWFFRALLVRGIILKTRPPKSAAAYETVWTPEGSPLIVITEKIKTKLQKLVDIPVEIGMRYAQPSIENGMRKLIEQGVTDIVLFPLYPQYAMSTTETVIDKAEEVRKKHFPNVRVNYVQPFYNRDIYIKCLADSIREKLPQDFDALQFSYHGVPERHIYKTDPTKTCNLNDCCSRENNPSHSFCYRHQCFKTTELVIQQLNLPKEKTIVSFQSRLGKDKWIEPYTDETLENLPKKGVKKLAICCPAFVSDCLETLEEISEEGKEEFLHAGGEQFHYISCLNDEDRWIEVIKTLCEEELKNFYLS, from the coding sequence ATGTCAAAAAAAGGGATATTATTAGTTAATTTAGGTTCGCCCAAATCCACCAAGGTGTCTGATGTTAAAGAATATCTAGACGAATTTTTGATGGACGAAAAGGTCATTGATTATCGTTGGTTTTTCCGTGCATTATTGGTGAGAGGTATTATTCTCAAAACTAGACCTCCAAAGTCCGCAGCAGCTTACGAAACGGTGTGGACTCCAGAAGGCTCTCCCCTTATCGTAATCACAGAAAAAATAAAAACCAAACTACAAAAATTAGTAGATATCCCTGTGGAAATAGGTATGAGGTACGCCCAACCTAGCATAGAAAACGGTATGAGAAAACTCATAGAACAAGGCGTTACAGATATTGTTCTGTTTCCGTTGTATCCGCAATACGCTATGAGTACCACAGAAACCGTAATAGACAAGGCAGAAGAGGTAAGAAAAAAACACTTTCCTAATGTGAGAGTTAATTATGTTCAGCCTTTCTACAACCGAGATATTTATATTAAATGTTTAGCTGATAGTATCCGAGAAAAACTACCTCAAGATTTTGATGCTTTACAGTTTTCTTACCACGGTGTACCAGAAAGACACATCTACAAAACAGACCCTACCAAAACGTGCAACCTTAATGATTGTTGCTCTCGTGAGAACAATCCAAGTCATTCGTTTTGTTACCGTCATCAATGTTTTAAAACCACAGAATTGGTAATTCAACAACTTAATTTACCAAAAGAGAAAACCATCGTTTCCTTTCAATCTCGTTTAGGAAAAGACAAATGGATTGAGCCTTACACAGACGAAACTTTAGAAAATCTACCTAAAAAAGGAGTTAAAAAATTAGCTATCTGTTGCCCTGCCTTTGTATCGGACTGTTTAGAAACCTTAGAAGAAATATCCGAAGAGGGCAAGGAGGAATTTTTGCACGCAGGAGGAGAGCAATTCCATTACATCTCTTGTCTTAACGATGAAGACCGCTGGATAGAAGTCATTAAAACGCTTTGTGAGGAAGAATTAAAAAATTTCTATTTAAGCTAA